A region from the Fusarium graminearum PH-1 chromosome 4, whole genome shotgun sequence genome encodes:
- a CDS encoding tyrosyl-tRNA synthetase, with translation MALSNEERLGLIKENLAEVLNPEIIEGILAEGRSPKIYWGTATTGRPHCGYLVPAVKIAQYLAAGCEVTVLLADIHGFLDNLKAPIELVEKRAEYYKFVVESMLKSCGVSTEQLRFVLGSSYQKTSGYVMDLYRLSSVVSEHDAKKAGAEVVKQTGNAPLSGLMYPLLQVLDEQYLDCDIQFGGVDQRKLFAAATEWLPKLGYRKRAHLMNPMVAGLNGNKMSSSDENSKIDLLDSPEAVTKKIRKAECVPKEVEGNGVLALVEYVLLPASGLRTGTREFKVERRDAEPLVYSDINKVHEDYRNDVLTPQTLKAAVTEGILALMNPIQADYQASKEWQEVTLKAYPPPVKKEKKVKNLGTRFPGAKGGKGGDAAEVTKKAEDLTIKDVQEQSPANPTA, from the exons ATGGCTCTTTCAAACGAGGAGAGACTCGGCCTCATTAAGGAGAACCTCGCCGAGGTTCTCAACCCCGAGATCATCGAGGGCATCCTCGCCGAGGGCCGCAGCCCCAAGATCTACTGGG GCACTGCAACCACCGGCCGACCTCACTGTGGTTACCTCGTCCCCGCTGTCAAGATTGCGCAGTACCTTGCTGCCGGCTGCGAAGTCACCGTCCTCCTCGCCGATATCCATGGCTTTCTCGACAACCTAAAGGCCCCCATCGAGCTCGTCGAGAAGCGCGCCGAGTACTACAAGTTTGTCGTCGAGTCCATGCTCAAGTCCTGCGGAGTTTCTACCGAGCAGCTGCGCTTCGTTCTTGGCAGTTCTTACCAAAAGACCTCCGGCTATGTCATGGACCTGTACAGGCTGTCTTCAGTCGTGTCGGAGcacgatgccaagaaggctggtgcTGAGGTTGTCAAGCAAACCGGCAATGCACCTTTGAGTGGCCTTATGTACCCTCTTCTGCAAGTGTTGGATGAGCAGTACCTCGACTGCGACATTCaatttggtggtgttgatcAGAGGAAGCTCTTCGCTGCTGCCACCGAGTGGCTGCCCAAGCTCGGATACCGAAAG CGTGCCCATCTCATGAACCCCATGGTTGCTGGCCTTAACGGTAACAAGATGAGCTCCAGTGACGAGA ACAGCAAGATTGATCTTCTGGACTCCCCTGAGGCAgtgaccaagaagatccgCAAGGCCGAGTGTGTTCCTAAGGAGGTTGAAGGCAACGGTGTTCTGGCACTTGTAGAGTATGTCCTGCTACCTGCCTCTGGCTTGAGAACAGGAACCCGTGagttcaaggtcgagagACGCGATGCCGAGCCACTCGTCTACAgcgacatcaacaaggtccACGAGGATTACCGAAACGATGTg TTGACCCCTCAAACCCTGAAGGCTGCGGTGACAGAAGGCATTCTTGCCCTGATGAACCCCATTCAGGCCGATTACCAAGCTTCCAAGGAGTGGCAAGAGGTTACTTTGAAGGCCTACCCCCCACccgtgaagaaggagaagaaggtcaagaacctGGGAACACGATTCCCTGGTGCCAAGGGCGGCAAGGGTGGTGATGCGGCTGAAGTGACAAAGAAGGCCGAGGACCTTACCATCAAGGACGTCCAGGAGCAGTCCCCGGCTAACCCAACCGCCTAA